The Camelina sativa cultivar DH55 chromosome 14, Cs, whole genome shotgun sequence genome includes a window with the following:
- the LOC104742154 gene encoding uncharacterized protein LOC104742154, protein MAQLTLNKGKAAIGHTKVVKISSSVLAQRIQQFSLTLIGRLMNPAVQRMESLIANLPKIWKLEAKVLGADLGQDTFQFNFEEEADLQEVLLNGPYHCDGWMISLVRWEPIVSDSYPLATSFWVKVGGIPMHLWELATLEAIGKKVGRIKELDEDTGSICVTVNGFNPLLFHLVVPFDTGDEVVVSIEYEKLSGYCKHCFRLTHDVLVCLVLKNAQASRGMVKLADKRGVQRQQGVVIQGSAQHDGGWEKPRKHVKRALDFQPE, encoded by the coding sequence ATGGCTCAATTGACACTTAACAAAGGCAAGGCGGCTATTGGCCATACTAAGGTTGTCAAGATTTCGAGTTCTGTCTTGGCTCAGCGTATTCAACAATTTTCTCTTACCCTGATTGGAAGGTTAATGAATCCAGCAGTTCAGAGGATGGAGTCTTTGATTGCTAATCTGCCTAAGATTTGGAAGTTGGAAGCTAAAGTTTTGGGAGCAGACTTGGGGCAGGATACCTTCCAGTTCAACTTCGAGGAAGAAGCGGATCTTCAGGAAGTCTTGCTCAATGGTCCTTATCATTGTGATGGCTGGATGATCTCATTGGTACGTTGGGAACCTATCGTTTCTGACTCTTATCCCTTGGCTACCAGTTTCTGGGTGAAGGTGGGTGGAATCCCAATGCATCTGTGGGAGTTAGCGACGTTAGAAGCTATAGGGAAGAAGGTTGGTAGAATTAAGGAGTTAGATGAGGATACGGGTAGCATTTGTGTTACTGTGAACGGTTTCAATCCTTTACTTTTCCACTTGGTGGTCCCTTTTGATACAGGTGATGAGGTGGTGGTATCTATTGAGTATGAGAAGCTTTCTGGTTACTGTAAGCACTGTTTCCGTTTAACACATGATGTGTTGGTCTGTCTTGTGCTGAAAAATGCTCAAGCTAGTCGAGGTATGGTCAAACTTGCCGATAAGAGGGGTGTTCAGCGACAGCAGGGTGTGGTTATACAAGGTTCTGCTCAACATGATGGTGGGTGGGAGAAACCAAGGAAACATGTGAAGCGTGCTTTGGATTTTCAACCTGAGTAG